The following proteins are co-located in the Solanum pennellii chromosome 8, SPENNV200 genome:
- the LOC107028671 gene encoding uncharacterized protein LOC107028671 isoform X1, with translation MKCKSIACIWSGSPPVHKVTAVAALNNPPTLYTGGSDGSIIWWNISSSEITPVAMLCGHVAPIADLGICVPTTVLGDGKLDDSNNVVSTSNSSDCGALLSACTDGVLCIWSRASGQCRRRRKMPPWVGMPYLIRPFPENRRYVCIACCSFDHVHLSDHHSPSTAEKGETFADRDSQHAKPVKCTVVIVDTYTLAIVQTVFHGSLSIGPLKSVAVISSFGDVLTESVMMVDSFGKSQCIPILKECDSSTENMTSKTKLSDAGKMDWVNGSKDRGLLVAFANRGPVLAFVYGTCCIFSLLEDGSSVGEIYFSDGLLPIEGKSHAIGGMFVGDDNNLLYSEDSDATFIEKFVVWNGKGAAIVYRISYSSNIFKYEPFAAIPVISQESNMSLSISFVQVNNCLFRVESNSFPINELLIWKPRLTCWVLPKRHDKNEINCQECKFSGESRIFDDWSHNHNAPENEIPRQVVEIDTAGGKDELTSSQDAATCSIAIDERVSNIHNNETYERKELVSSSMVISEEYVPLAIVYGFYNGDIKVVRFDMFFEGLDFHGQNSYPESKAHAAQHYLLGHTGAVLCLAAQRVLIRCQGGSNGYVLISGSMDCTIRVWDLDSSSPMVVMHQHVAPVRQIILPPSQAEYPWSNCFLSVGEDSSVALSSLDSMRVERMFPGHPYYPAKVVWDSRRGYIACLCLNQTGTTDADVLYIWDVKSGARERVLRGAAAVSMFDHFCTGIDRGLPGGSMNSGNTSASSLLCPATDETRSPPPQSQTVGKGTSSSNISVSTGVSGSTTGSNRSALPSLQIRNQPVKGSCPFPGVAALSFDLTSLMSLCQIDENYKTESSDLNKNQVKELRVESPIKKTIFRDQETGIPSSNDQSINDKSGAASIETARDSEWMFLLEKCLLQFSLSILHIWNVDAELDEMLVTEMKLKRPQNLLVASGLLGDRGSLTLTFPDDTSTLELWKSSSEYCAMRSLTMVSLAQHMISLSHSFQAASSSLSAFYMRSFAEKVSDIKPPLLQLLVSFWQDEAEHVKMAARSLFHCAASRAIPPPLRRDNPRDNENGVSPSGCYDTVPTEAPTNCLRNDRQIVTEGNSEDEESEIRSWLESFEMQDWISCVGGMSQDAMTSHIIVAAALAVWYPSLVKPNLFGLAVNPLVKLVMAMNEKYSSTAAEILAEGMESTWKACIGSEIPRLIGDIFFQIECVTGASANTPTKNLSTSVRIRDTLVGVLLPSLAMADVLGFLNVIERQIWSTASDSPVHVVSLMTIVRVARGSPRNLVQYLDKVVAFILQTIDPGNLAMRKTCLQSSMAALKEIARIFPMVALNDPVTRLAIGDAIGEINSASIRVYDMQSITKIKVLDASGPPGFPSLLGGASGMTVTTVISALSFSPDGEGLVAFSETGLMIRWWSYSLGSVWWEKLNRNLVLVQCMKLIFVPPWEGFSPNASRSSLIESVFSKEGDANSQDNTNASNESDRLKQLLHNIDLSYRLEWVGQKKIKLTQHGRDLGTYQL, from the exons ATGAAGTGTAAATCCATAGCCTGTATATGGTCAGGTTCACCGCCGGTTCACAAAGTCACCGCCGTCGCCGCACTAAACAATCCTCCGACTCTCTACACCGGCGGTTCCGATGGCTCCATCATCTGGTGGAATATCTCCTCATCG GAGATCACACCTGTTGCCATGCTTTGTGGTCATGTTGCTCCAATAGCGGATCTTGGGATATGTGTTCCTACTACAGTTTTGGGAGATGGGAAATTAGATGATTCAAATAATGTGGTATCAACTTCTAACTCATCTGACTGTGGTGCATTATTAAGTGCATGCACTGATGGTGTGTTGTGCATTTGGAGCAGAGCTAGTGGACAATGCAGACGTAGAAGGAAAATGCCTCCCTGGGTAGGGATGCCATACTTGATTCGCCCATTTCCCGAAAATCGTAGATATGTATGTATAGCTTGTTGTTCCTTTGACCATGTTCATTTATCCGATCACCACTCGCCTAGCACTGCTGAGAAGGGTGAAACATTTGCAGATAGAGACTCACAACATGCAAAACCGGTGAAGTGTACAGTTGTTATTGTTGATACATATACACTTGCTATCGTCCAAACAGTTTTTCATGGGAGCTTATCAATTGGGCCTTTGAAATCTGTGGCTGTAATTTCGTCCTTTGGAGATGTGTTGACCGAGTCAGTGATGATGGTTGATTCTTTTGGTAAATCACAATGTATACCAATATTAAAGGAGTGTGATTCAAGCACAGAGAACATGACCTCCAAGACTAAGTTGTCTGATGCAGGCAAAATGGATTGGGTAAATGGGTCAAAAGACAGGGGACTTCTGGTGGCCTTTGCAAATCGTGGGCCAGTTTTAGCTTTTGTATATGGTACATGCTGCATATTTAGTCTATTAGAGGATGGAAGTTCCGTGGGAGAGATATATTTCTCAGATGGTCTGCTCCCTATTGAAGGAAAGTCACATGCCATTGGTGGCATGTTTGTTGGAGATGATAACAATCTGCTTTATTCTGAAGATTCAGATGCCACATTCATTGAAAAATTTGTTGTATGGAATGGTAAAGGAGCGGCCATAGTATACAGGATATCTTACTCAAGTAATATCTTCAAATATGAACCTTTTGCTGCTATCCCAGTCATTTCTCAGGAGTCTAACATGAGCTTATCCATCTCTTTCGTGCAAGTGAACAACTGTCTTTTCCGTGTTGAATcaaattcttttcctatcaaTGAATTATTGATTTGGAAACCTCGTCTGACATGTTGGGTACTGCCTAAGCGGCATGACAAAAATGAGATAAATTGTCAAGAATGCAAATTTTCTGGTGAAAGTAGAATATTTGATGATTGGTCTCATAACCATAATGCCCCTGAAAATGAAATTCCTAGACAGGTTGTTGAAATAGACACAGCAGGTGGGAAGGACGAATTAACTTCCTCGCAAGATGCTGCTACTTGTTCCATAGCTATTGATGAAAGGGTTTCAAATATCCACAATAATGAAACTTATGAAAGAAAAGAGCTAGTGTCTTCTTCAATGGTTATTTCTGAAGAGTATGTGCCGTTGGCTATTGTATATGGGTTCTATAACGGCGATATAAAAGTTGTTCGATTTGATATGTTCTTTGAAGGATTAGATTTTCATGGTCAAAATTCATATCCCGAGTCAAAAGCACATGCCGCTCAACATTATCTCTTGGGGCATACAGGAGCTGTGCTGTGTTTGGCTGCACAGCGAGTGCTGATTAGATGCCAAGGAGGTAGCAATGGTTATGTCCTAATCTCTGGAAGTATGGACTGTACTATTCGTGTGTGGGATCTTGACTCCAGCAGTCCCATGGTTGTAATGCACCAACATGTTGCTCCAGTTCGCCAAATAATTCTTCCACCATCTCAAGCAGAATACCCGTGGAGTAATTGCTTCCTCTCTGTTGGGGAAGACTCATCTGTTGCCCTTTCTTCACTTGATAGCATGCGTGTAGAGCGAATGTTCCCTGGCCACCCATATTATCCTGCAAAAGTTGTGTGGGATAGTAGAAGAGGCTACATAGCATGTCTATGCCTAAACCAAACAGGAACAACTGATGCAGATGTTTTGTACATTTGGGACGTAAAATCAGGTGCTCGTGAACGGGTCCTTCGTGGAGCTGCTGCTGTCTCAATGTTTGATCATTTCTGCACAGGAATTGACAGAGGACTCCCTGGTGGTAGTATGAATAGTGGAAATACTTCGGCCTCTTCATTGCTTTGTCCTGCTACTGATGAAACCAGGTCTCCACCACCTCAGTCACAAACTGTGGGAAAGGGAACTTCTTCATCAAATATATCTGTTAGTACAGGCGTGTCTGGAAGTACTACAGGATCTAATAGATCTGCATTGCCTTCCTTGCAAATCAGAAATCAGCCTGTTAAAGGTTCTTGTCCTTTTCCAGGAGTTGCTGCTCTATCTTTTGATCTCACGTCTTTGATGTCTCTTTGTCAAATAGATGAGAACTATAAAACAGAGAGTTCTGATCTGAACAAAAACCAAGTGAAAGAATTAAGGGTTGAGTCTCCCATTAAGAAGACTATATTCAGGGATCAGGAAACTGGCATCCCTAGTTCCAATGATCAGAGCATAAATGATAAATCTGGTGCTGCCTCCATTGAAACTGCAAGAGACTCTGAATGGATGTTCTTGCTTGAAAAATGCCTGCTTCAATTCAGTTTGTCTATTTTGCACATATGGAATGTGGACGCTGAACTTGATGAAATGCTAGTGACTGAAATGAAGCTAAAAAGACCACAGAATCTTCTCGTAGCTTCTGGTCTCTTGGGGGATCGGGGGTCGTTGACTCTGACATTTCCTGATGACACTTCAACTCTGGAG CTTTGGAAATCATCATCAGAGTACTGTGCAATGAGATCTCTTACGATGGTGTCCCTTGCCCAACATATGATTAGCTTGTCACATTCCTTTCAGGCAGCCAGCAG TTCTTTGTCAGCATTTTACATGCGGAGCTTTGCCGAGAAAGTTTCTGATATAAAGCCTCCCCTGCTTCAG CTTCTGGTGAGCTTTTGGCAAGATGAGGCTGAGCATGTTAAGATGGCAGCACGCTCCTTATTTCATTGTGCTGCTTCACGAGCCATTCCACCTCCATTACGCCGGGATAATCCAAGAGACAATGAGAATGGAGTATCACCAAGTGGATGCTATGATACAGTCCCAACAGAAGCACCCACCAACTGCTTGAGGAATGACAGACAAATTGTCACTGAAGGAAACTCTGAGGATGAAGAATCTGAAATCAGATCATGGCTAGAATCATTTGAAATGCAAGATTGGATTTCTTGTGTTGGGGGCATGAGCCAAGATGCAATGACATCTCATATCATTGTTGCTGCTGCATTGGCTGTTTGGTATCCCAGCCTTGTGAAACCAAATCTTTTTGGCTTGGCTGTTAATCCATTGGTGAAGTTGGTTATGGCGATGAATGAGAAATACAGTTCCACTGCCGCAGAGATCCTGGCTGAAGGCATGGAAAGCACATGGAAGGCATGCATTGGTTCCGAAATACCCCGCCTGATTGGAGACATATTCTTCCAAATTGAGTGTGTCACTGGTGCATCCGCTAATACACCTACCAAGAATCTGTCTACATCTGTTAGAATTCGTGATACTTTGGTTGGAGTTCTTCTCCCAAGTTTAGCAATGGCCGATGTATTGGGCTTTCTGAATGTCATAGAACGCCAGATCTGGTCAACTGCCTCTGATTCGCCTGTTCATGTAGTATCCCTCATGACTATAGTTAGGGTTGCACGCGGTTCTCCAAGAAACTTAGTTCAGTATCTTGATAAG GTGGTTGCTTTCATTTTACAGACAATAGATCCTGGTAACTTAGCCATGCGAAAAACTTGCTTGCAAAGTTCAATGGCGGCATTGAAGGAAATTGCACGCATATTCCCTATGGTGGCACTTAACGATCCAGTGACACGATTAGCTATTGGAGATGCGATTGGAGAGATTAACAGTGCAAGCATTCGGGTATATGATATGCAAAG CATCACGAAAATAAAAGTCTTAGATGCAAGTGGACCTCCAGGATTTCCCAGTTTGCTTGGCGGAGCTTCAGGAATGACTGTGACTACTGTAATATCAGCTCTTAGCTTTTCGCCGGATGGAGAG GGGCTAGTTGCTTTTTCTGAGACTGGGTTGATGATACGATGGTGGTCCTACTCGTTGGGATCTGTGTGGTGGGAGAAACTTAACAGGAACCTAGTTCTTGTTCAGTGCATGAAACTAATTTTTGTCCCACCTTGGGAGGGATTCTCGCCTAATGCTAGTAGGTCAAGCTTAATAGAAAGTGTATTCTCTAAAGAAGGAGATGCTAATTCACAG GATAACACCAATGCATCGAATGAAAGCGACAGACTTAAACAACTGCTTCATAATATTGATCTTTCTTATAGATTAGAATGGGTtggtcaaaaaaaaataaagctcACACAGCATGGCCGTGATTTGGGCACTTACCAACTATGA
- the LOC107028671 gene encoding uncharacterized protein LOC107028671 isoform X3, translating into MPPWVGMPYLIRPFPENRRYVCIACCSFDHVHLSDHHSPSTAEKGETFADRDSQHAKPVKCTVVIVDTYTLAIVQTVFHGSLSIGPLKSVAVISSFGDVLTESVMMVDSFGKSQCIPILKECDSSTENMTSKTKLSDAGKMDWVNGSKDRGLLVAFANRGPVLAFVYGTCCIFSLLEDGSSVGEIYFSDGLLPIEGKSHAIGGMFVGDDNNLLYSEDSDATFIEKFVVWNGKGAAIVYRISYSSNIFKYEPFAAIPVISQESNMSLSISFVQVNNCLFRVESNSFPINELLIWKPRLTCWVLPKRHDKNEINCQECKFSGESRIFDDWSHNHNAPENEIPRQVVEIDTAGGKDELTSSQDAATCSIAIDERVSNIHNNETYERKELVSSSMVISEEYVPLAIVYGFYNGDIKVVRFDMFFEGLDFHGQNSYPESKAHAAQHYLLGHTGAVLCLAAQRVLIRCQGGSNGYVLISGSMDCTIRVWDLDSSSPMVVMHQHVAPVRQIILPPSQAEYPWSNCFLSVGEDSSVALSSLDSMRVERMFPGHPYYPAKVVWDSRRGYIACLCLNQTGTTDADVLYIWDVKSGARERVLRGAAAVSMFDHFCTGIDRGLPGGSMNSGNTSASSLLCPATDETRSPPPQSQTVGKGTSSSNISVSTGVSGSTTGSNRSALPSLQIRNQPVKGSCPFPGVAALSFDLTSLMSLCQIDENYKTESSDLNKNQVKELRVESPIKKTIFRDQETGIPSSNDQSINDKSGAASIETARDSEWMFLLEKCLLQFSLSILHIWNVDAELDEMLVTEMKLKRPQNLLVASGLLGDRGSLTLTFPDDTSTLELWKSSSEYCAMRSLTMVSLAQHMISLSHSFQAASSSLSAFYMRSFAEKVSDIKPPLLQLLVSFWQDEAEHVKMAARSLFHCAASRAIPPPLRRDNPRDNENGVSPSGCYDTVPTEAPTNCLRNDRQIVTEGNSEDEESEIRSWLESFEMQDWISCVGGMSQDAMTSHIIVAAALAVWYPSLVKPNLFGLAVNPLVKLVMAMNEKYSSTAAEILAEGMESTWKACIGSEIPRLIGDIFFQIECVTGASANTPTKNLSTSVRIRDTLVGVLLPSLAMADVLGFLNVIERQIWSTASDSPVHVVSLMTIVRVARGSPRNLVQYLDKVVAFILQTIDPGNLAMRKTCLQSSMAALKEIARIFPMVALNDPVTRLAIGDAIGEINSASIRVYDMQSITKIKVLDASGPPGFPSLLGGASGMTVTTVISALSFSPDGEGLVAFSETGLMIRWWSYSLGSVWWEKLNRNLVLVQCMKLIFVPPWEGFSPNASRSSLIESVFSKEGDANSQDNTNASNESDRLKQLLHNIDLSYRLEWVGQKKIKLTQHGRDLGTYQL; encoded by the exons ATGCCTCCCTGGGTAGGGATGCCATACTTGATTCGCCCATTTCCCGAAAATCGTAGATATGTATGTATAGCTTGTTGTTCCTTTGACCATGTTCATTTATCCGATCACCACTCGCCTAGCACTGCTGAGAAGGGTGAAACATTTGCAGATAGAGACTCACAACATGCAAAACCGGTGAAGTGTACAGTTGTTATTGTTGATACATATACACTTGCTATCGTCCAAACAGTTTTTCATGGGAGCTTATCAATTGGGCCTTTGAAATCTGTGGCTGTAATTTCGTCCTTTGGAGATGTGTTGACCGAGTCAGTGATGATGGTTGATTCTTTTGGTAAATCACAATGTATACCAATATTAAAGGAGTGTGATTCAAGCACAGAGAACATGACCTCCAAGACTAAGTTGTCTGATGCAGGCAAAATGGATTGGGTAAATGGGTCAAAAGACAGGGGACTTCTGGTGGCCTTTGCAAATCGTGGGCCAGTTTTAGCTTTTGTATATGGTACATGCTGCATATTTAGTCTATTAGAGGATGGAAGTTCCGTGGGAGAGATATATTTCTCAGATGGTCTGCTCCCTATTGAAGGAAAGTCACATGCCATTGGTGGCATGTTTGTTGGAGATGATAACAATCTGCTTTATTCTGAAGATTCAGATGCCACATTCATTGAAAAATTTGTTGTATGGAATGGTAAAGGAGCGGCCATAGTATACAGGATATCTTACTCAAGTAATATCTTCAAATATGAACCTTTTGCTGCTATCCCAGTCATTTCTCAGGAGTCTAACATGAGCTTATCCATCTCTTTCGTGCAAGTGAACAACTGTCTTTTCCGTGTTGAATcaaattcttttcctatcaaTGAATTATTGATTTGGAAACCTCGTCTGACATGTTGGGTACTGCCTAAGCGGCATGACAAAAATGAGATAAATTGTCAAGAATGCAAATTTTCTGGTGAAAGTAGAATATTTGATGATTGGTCTCATAACCATAATGCCCCTGAAAATGAAATTCCTAGACAGGTTGTTGAAATAGACACAGCAGGTGGGAAGGACGAATTAACTTCCTCGCAAGATGCTGCTACTTGTTCCATAGCTATTGATGAAAGGGTTTCAAATATCCACAATAATGAAACTTATGAAAGAAAAGAGCTAGTGTCTTCTTCAATGGTTATTTCTGAAGAGTATGTGCCGTTGGCTATTGTATATGGGTTCTATAACGGCGATATAAAAGTTGTTCGATTTGATATGTTCTTTGAAGGATTAGATTTTCATGGTCAAAATTCATATCCCGAGTCAAAAGCACATGCCGCTCAACATTATCTCTTGGGGCATACAGGAGCTGTGCTGTGTTTGGCTGCACAGCGAGTGCTGATTAGATGCCAAGGAGGTAGCAATGGTTATGTCCTAATCTCTGGAAGTATGGACTGTACTATTCGTGTGTGGGATCTTGACTCCAGCAGTCCCATGGTTGTAATGCACCAACATGTTGCTCCAGTTCGCCAAATAATTCTTCCACCATCTCAAGCAGAATACCCGTGGAGTAATTGCTTCCTCTCTGTTGGGGAAGACTCATCTGTTGCCCTTTCTTCACTTGATAGCATGCGTGTAGAGCGAATGTTCCCTGGCCACCCATATTATCCTGCAAAAGTTGTGTGGGATAGTAGAAGAGGCTACATAGCATGTCTATGCCTAAACCAAACAGGAACAACTGATGCAGATGTTTTGTACATTTGGGACGTAAAATCAGGTGCTCGTGAACGGGTCCTTCGTGGAGCTGCTGCTGTCTCAATGTTTGATCATTTCTGCACAGGAATTGACAGAGGACTCCCTGGTGGTAGTATGAATAGTGGAAATACTTCGGCCTCTTCATTGCTTTGTCCTGCTACTGATGAAACCAGGTCTCCACCACCTCAGTCACAAACTGTGGGAAAGGGAACTTCTTCATCAAATATATCTGTTAGTACAGGCGTGTCTGGAAGTACTACAGGATCTAATAGATCTGCATTGCCTTCCTTGCAAATCAGAAATCAGCCTGTTAAAGGTTCTTGTCCTTTTCCAGGAGTTGCTGCTCTATCTTTTGATCTCACGTCTTTGATGTCTCTTTGTCAAATAGATGAGAACTATAAAACAGAGAGTTCTGATCTGAACAAAAACCAAGTGAAAGAATTAAGGGTTGAGTCTCCCATTAAGAAGACTATATTCAGGGATCAGGAAACTGGCATCCCTAGTTCCAATGATCAGAGCATAAATGATAAATCTGGTGCTGCCTCCATTGAAACTGCAAGAGACTCTGAATGGATGTTCTTGCTTGAAAAATGCCTGCTTCAATTCAGTTTGTCTATTTTGCACATATGGAATGTGGACGCTGAACTTGATGAAATGCTAGTGACTGAAATGAAGCTAAAAAGACCACAGAATCTTCTCGTAGCTTCTGGTCTCTTGGGGGATCGGGGGTCGTTGACTCTGACATTTCCTGATGACACTTCAACTCTGGAG CTTTGGAAATCATCATCAGAGTACTGTGCAATGAGATCTCTTACGATGGTGTCCCTTGCCCAACATATGATTAGCTTGTCACATTCCTTTCAGGCAGCCAGCAG TTCTTTGTCAGCATTTTACATGCGGAGCTTTGCCGAGAAAGTTTCTGATATAAAGCCTCCCCTGCTTCAG CTTCTGGTGAGCTTTTGGCAAGATGAGGCTGAGCATGTTAAGATGGCAGCACGCTCCTTATTTCATTGTGCTGCTTCACGAGCCATTCCACCTCCATTACGCCGGGATAATCCAAGAGACAATGAGAATGGAGTATCACCAAGTGGATGCTATGATACAGTCCCAACAGAAGCACCCACCAACTGCTTGAGGAATGACAGACAAATTGTCACTGAAGGAAACTCTGAGGATGAAGAATCTGAAATCAGATCATGGCTAGAATCATTTGAAATGCAAGATTGGATTTCTTGTGTTGGGGGCATGAGCCAAGATGCAATGACATCTCATATCATTGTTGCTGCTGCATTGGCTGTTTGGTATCCCAGCCTTGTGAAACCAAATCTTTTTGGCTTGGCTGTTAATCCATTGGTGAAGTTGGTTATGGCGATGAATGAGAAATACAGTTCCACTGCCGCAGAGATCCTGGCTGAAGGCATGGAAAGCACATGGAAGGCATGCATTGGTTCCGAAATACCCCGCCTGATTGGAGACATATTCTTCCAAATTGAGTGTGTCACTGGTGCATCCGCTAATACACCTACCAAGAATCTGTCTACATCTGTTAGAATTCGTGATACTTTGGTTGGAGTTCTTCTCCCAAGTTTAGCAATGGCCGATGTATTGGGCTTTCTGAATGTCATAGAACGCCAGATCTGGTCAACTGCCTCTGATTCGCCTGTTCATGTAGTATCCCTCATGACTATAGTTAGGGTTGCACGCGGTTCTCCAAGAAACTTAGTTCAGTATCTTGATAAG GTGGTTGCTTTCATTTTACAGACAATAGATCCTGGTAACTTAGCCATGCGAAAAACTTGCTTGCAAAGTTCAATGGCGGCATTGAAGGAAATTGCACGCATATTCCCTATGGTGGCACTTAACGATCCAGTGACACGATTAGCTATTGGAGATGCGATTGGAGAGATTAACAGTGCAAGCATTCGGGTATATGATATGCAAAG CATCACGAAAATAAAAGTCTTAGATGCAAGTGGACCTCCAGGATTTCCCAGTTTGCTTGGCGGAGCTTCAGGAATGACTGTGACTACTGTAATATCAGCTCTTAGCTTTTCGCCGGATGGAGAG GGGCTAGTTGCTTTTTCTGAGACTGGGTTGATGATACGATGGTGGTCCTACTCGTTGGGATCTGTGTGGTGGGAGAAACTTAACAGGAACCTAGTTCTTGTTCAGTGCATGAAACTAATTTTTGTCCCACCTTGGGAGGGATTCTCGCCTAATGCTAGTAGGTCAAGCTTAATAGAAAGTGTATTCTCTAAAGAAGGAGATGCTAATTCACAG GATAACACCAATGCATCGAATGAAAGCGACAGACTTAAACAACTGCTTCATAATATTGATCTTTCTTATAGATTAGAATGGGTtggtcaaaaaaaaataaagctcACACAGCATGGCCGTGATTTGGGCACTTACCAACTATGA